A single Saccharolobus shibatae B12 DNA region contains:
- the thsA gene encoding thermosome subunit alpha, whose translation MAYLLREGTQRSTGNEVILNNIAVAKILLEMLKSSLGPKGLDKMLVEGQDITITNDGATIVKNMEVQHPTAKLLIETAKTVDTEVGDGTTSVVVLAGLLLEKAEDLLNQKIHPTVIIEGYRKALSSSLELLKSIADKISPEDRKIVHDLVYTTLSSKFFSTEHTLEKIINLVIEASLAVLDKRDGTYDLDIKNIKIVKVNGGEFDDSELVNGIVVDKEPTNENMPKRAENVKVMLADFPLKLEKTEISMKLGISDPTQIKGYLDEQTAYVKQMVDKIKAMGVKLFITQKDIDEVASYLMGKSGIIALKNVKRSDIELLSRATGAKIASSMKDANESDLGEAKLVEVRNLGKNKYLFIQSDKAKAVTVIIKGSNNMVTDEAERSLNDAFNSIRNLLLEPYIVAGGGAVEEELAKRLRENAGKVPGKEQLAFNAFADALEEYVSILSETAGMDPISALTEIRHKHANGLKNAGIDIVKARIYDNMLELKVIDSLKVKEQVLKSATEAATAILKIDDMIAAAPAKQQPQPQQPNPYLG comes from the coding sequence ATGGCCTATTTATTAAGAGAAGGAACACAGAGATCTACTGGAAACGAGGTAATACTAAACAACATAGCTGTAGCCAAAATATTACTGGAAATGCTAAAGTCAAGCCTAGGTCCTAAGGGTTTAGACAAGATGTTAGTTGAGGGGCAAGACATTACAATAACTAATGACGGTGCGACAATAGTTAAAAACATGGAAGTGCAGCATCCTACTGCAAAATTACTCATTGAAACCGCTAAAACTGTTGATACCGAGGTAGGAGATGGGACAACTTCAGTAGTCGTTCTTGCCGGGTTACTATTAGAAAAAGCTGAGGATTTGCTGAATCAGAAGATCCATCCAACTGTCATAATAGAAGGTTATAGGAAGGCTCTAAGTTCATCATTAGAATTGTTAAAAAGTATTGCAGATAAGATTAGTCCAGAAGATAGGAAGATAGTTCACGATCTAGTATATACTACTCTATCGAGTAAGTTCTTCTCAACAGAGCATACTCTAGAGAAGATAATAAATCTAGTTATTGAAGCTTCATTGGCGGTATTGGATAAAAGAGATGGAACCTATGATCTGGATATTAAGAATATAAAGATTGTAAAAGTCAATGGTGGGGAATTTGATGATAGTGAGCTTGTAAATGGGATCGTTGTAGATAAGGAGCCCACCAATGAGAATATGCCGAAAAGGGCGGAAAACGTTAAGGTAATGTTAGCTGACTTCCCATTAAAACTTGAAAAAACGGAAATTAGCATGAAGCTGGGAATAAGTGACCCCACTCAGATAAAGGGATACTTGGATGAACAAACGGCATATGTTAAGCAAATGGTGGATAAGATAAAGGCTATGGGCGTTAAATTGTTTATTACACAAAAGGACATTGATGAAGTCGCTTCATATTTAATGGGAAAAAGTGGGATAATAGCGTTAAAGAACGTAAAGAGGAGTGACATAGAGTTACTGAGTAGAGCTACTGGTGCGAAAATTGCAAGTAGCATGAAAGACGCTAATGAGAGTGATTTAGGGGAAGCTAAATTAGTGGAGGTTAGAAATTTAGGAAAGAACAAATACCTCTTCATTCAATCTGATAAAGCTAAAGCGGTGACTGTAATCATAAAGGGCTCGAATAACATGGTAACTGATGAAGCAGAAAGGAGTTTAAATGACGCCTTTAACTCCATAAGAAACTTGTTACTAGAACCCTATATTGTGGCTGGTGGTGGTGCTGTAGAGGAGGAGTTGGCTAAGAGGTTAAGGGAGAACGCTGGAAAAGTTCCCGGAAAGGAGCAATTGGCATTTAATGCATTTGCGGATGCTTTGGAGGAGTACGTTTCAATACTATCAGAAACTGCTGGCATGGATCCCATAAGTGCGTTAACCGAAATAAGACATAAACATGCAAACGGGTTAAAGAATGCTGGGATTGACATAGTTAAGGCTAGAATTTACGATAACATGCTTGAGCTTAAAGTAATCGATTCTCTAAAGGTTAAGGAACAAGTTTTAAAGAGCGCCACAGAAGCCGCTACTGCGATTTTAAAGATCGACGACATGATAGCAGCAGCTCCTGCAAAGCAACAACCTCAACCACAACAGCCAAATCCATACTTAGGTTAA
- a CDS encoding mandelate racemase/muconate lactonizing enzyme family protein has protein sequence MELKITDFKVFVAQANFEWAFVRIYSRDLYGTGEAGPAPGLKGMESEFRQLLIGEDAFKINRIAEKLRYAALYSGTTVYHLISAINIALYDLIGKFLNVPIYKLLGGDKTEIPVYVDAHGGKGLEAINALHLPVNLPWIKEAEVETSRLITTNNPVHGRLSMEKWNEDYSPEAYAKRALKMKNEGYKAMKFDLDVPTPYIDLRRVRNGDLSLKDIDYMAEIVKAVRESVGNEVEIMFDLHWRYNLNTAIRICKALEPYRLRWLEDPTPAIMAVSNYDELKLLTSQCSVPIETGENLYTVYQFKDLLNTGIRVWAPDIVKAGGITEGRRIAELAAMYDIEYSPHNIASPIGTMAHAHVGSIANTFGFVEFHGHDVPFWNEIVKPKRRIIEDGVIKLTEDPGLGVNLDDEVMRKYWPDYNL, from the coding sequence ATGGAACTAAAAATCACTGATTTCAAAGTTTTCGTAGCTCAGGCCAATTTCGAATGGGCTTTCGTGAGAATCTACTCCAGGGACTTGTATGGTACTGGTGAGGCTGGTCCAGCACCTGGTTTAAAAGGAATGGAAAGCGAGTTTAGACAATTACTAATTGGTGAAGATGCGTTTAAAATTAATAGGATAGCTGAGAAACTGAGATATGCCGCACTATACTCCGGGACTACTGTGTATCATCTGATCTCAGCCATTAATATAGCATTATACGATCTTATTGGAAAATTCCTAAATGTACCAATATACAAATTACTAGGAGGGGATAAGACGGAAATACCAGTATATGTTGACGCTCATGGAGGGAAAGGATTAGAGGCAATTAACGCTTTGCACTTACCAGTTAACTTACCTTGGATAAAGGAAGCTGAAGTGGAGACAAGTAGGTTGATCACAACCAATAATCCAGTTCATGGTAGGTTGTCAATGGAAAAGTGGAATGAGGACTACTCCCCTGAGGCTTACGCTAAGAGAGCTTTGAAGATGAAGAACGAGGGTTATAAAGCCATGAAATTTGACCTAGACGTCCCTACGCCTTATATAGATTTAAGAAGAGTGAGAAATGGGGATTTATCCCTTAAAGACATCGACTACATGGCAGAAATAGTTAAGGCTGTTAGGGAATCAGTTGGCAATGAAGTCGAAATAATGTTCGATTTGCATTGGAGATATAATTTAAACACTGCTATAAGGATTTGCAAGGCATTAGAACCATATAGGCTAAGATGGCTAGAGGATCCAACACCTGCAATAATGGCTGTTTCCAATTACGACGAATTGAAGTTGTTGACATCCCAGTGCTCAGTTCCAATAGAAACTGGCGAGAATCTCTATACAGTATATCAGTTCAAGGACTTACTAAATACTGGAATAAGAGTATGGGCTCCAGATATAGTTAAGGCTGGCGGGATAACTGAGGGAAGAAGAATAGCTGAATTAGCTGCAATGTACGATATAGAATATTCTCCTCATAATATTGCGTCACCAATAGGTACTATGGCTCACGCTCATGTAGGGTCGATTGCAAACACTTTCGGTTTCGTGGAATTTCACGGTCATGATGTGCCTTTCTGGAATGAGATAGTTAAACCTAAGAGAAGGATTATAGAGGATGGTGTAATTAAGCTTACCGAGGATCCAGGATTGGGTGTTAATTTAGATGATGAGGTTATGAGGAAATACTGGCCTGATTATAATTTATAA
- a CDS encoding 3-hydroxyacyl-CoA dehydrogenase, with translation MTIKKIGVVGAGTMGHGIAEVSALANYKVSVVDISWDFLNRAKERIIESLNRFYEKGQIKERPEDVMKRIEFSTSYDVMRDADFVIEAVPEIIELKRKVFETLDNITPSHAFLASNTSSIPISTIAEVTKRKEKVIGMHFFNPPPIMKLVEVVPSKYTSDETINVTIDLAKKMNKIPVRLKVEVPGFVSNRIFLRLMQEACREVESGEASIEEVDSTARNKLKLPMGIFELSDYVGLDVAVDLWNVIVNSGTAEDVKCEMYKRKFEAKELGVKTGKGFYNYPTAGKYKKVDLPITSKVDPARLISLAVNEGAWLIQNGIVSAKDIDSVMIYGFNFPKGLMQMADELGIKNIYNHLVDIYSKGYRAYRPNSLIEELAKSNRGFYD, from the coding sequence ATGACTATAAAAAAGATAGGTGTGGTTGGAGCGGGTACCATGGGTCATGGAATTGCTGAGGTTTCTGCACTTGCCAACTACAAGGTCAGCGTAGTGGATATATCTTGGGATTTCCTAAATAGGGCCAAGGAGAGAATAATCGAGTCATTAAACAGATTTTACGAAAAAGGGCAAATAAAGGAAAGACCAGAGGACGTAATGAAAAGAATAGAATTCTCGACGTCTTATGATGTAATGCGAGATGCTGATTTCGTTATAGAGGCAGTGCCAGAGATTATAGAGCTTAAAAGAAAGGTGTTTGAGACTTTAGATAATATAACTCCTTCCCACGCGTTTCTAGCCTCAAATACTTCATCAATCCCGATATCTACTATAGCTGAAGTCACTAAGAGGAAGGAGAAGGTTATCGGAATGCATTTCTTTAATCCCCCACCAATTATGAAGCTAGTAGAGGTAGTTCCTAGTAAGTACACCTCAGATGAGACCATTAACGTTACAATAGATTTGGCGAAGAAAATGAACAAAATCCCAGTTAGACTTAAGGTTGAAGTTCCCGGTTTTGTTAGCAATAGGATATTTTTGAGGCTAATGCAAGAGGCTTGTAGGGAAGTTGAGAGTGGTGAAGCGAGTATTGAGGAAGTTGACAGCACTGCTAGGAATAAGCTTAAATTACCAATGGGCATTTTCGAGCTATCGGATTATGTGGGATTGGATGTTGCAGTTGATTTATGGAATGTGATAGTAAATAGCGGAACTGCTGAAGATGTTAAGTGTGAGATGTATAAGAGGAAGTTCGAGGCTAAAGAATTGGGCGTTAAGACTGGAAAAGGATTCTATAATTATCCTACAGCTGGTAAGTATAAAAAAGTTGATTTACCAATTACTAGTAAGGTTGATCCGGCTAGATTAATATCTTTAGCAGTAAATGAGGGTGCATGGCTCATACAAAATGGTATAGTAAGTGCTAAGGATATTGATAGTGTAATGATTTATGGCTTTAATTTCCCCAAGGGTTTAATGCAAATGGCTGATGAACTAGGTATAAAAAACATTTACAACCATCTAGTCGATATCTACTCGAAAGGATATAGGGCGTACAGGCCAAATAGTTTAATAGAGGAATTAGCTAAAAGTAATAGAGGTTTCTACGACTAA
- a CDS encoding NRAMP family divalent metal transporter, translating to MSIREIVRLFGPAWIVMMADVDAASVLTGVANGQEYGYRLIWLLLLLAFPLYVIQEAAGRLGAVNNGKGLGEIIRERYSVKISLLASLSMFMVDVFTYVVEYVGIAVGGLVLGIPPFITLPIFFIFHLTIISTRKYDKIEKFLMPISLLLVIAFVLQAMLRGIVPGESIFYFSFSKSFTFLVAANIGAVVMPFMIFYQTSATAYKYQDVDSTIETKVKWSSIETFIGAIVSELIMVAIEMATTGISPSVDPLNYKEMSYSLSLLSSPISPYIFGIGLISAAFLALIVESLGSAWGTLEALGKNTFTNFLLLYISESIPALVIALLFTNNYDNVVNFALTLMSIAPFIVVIPAALIGVLINDKNLMMNYTYGRTRIIIYWITVATILTGGILAII from the coding sequence GTGAGCATTAGAGAGATAGTAAGACTTTTCGGTCCAGCATGGATAGTAATGATGGCGGATGTTGACGCAGCAAGCGTATTAACTGGCGTAGCCAATGGGCAAGAGTACGGATATAGACTGATCTGGCTGTTGCTACTCTTAGCCTTTCCCTTATATGTTATCCAAGAAGCTGCCGGAAGATTAGGTGCAGTAAATAATGGTAAAGGTCTTGGGGAGATTATTAGGGAGAGATACTCAGTTAAAATATCGCTACTAGCCTCTCTTTCTATGTTCATGGTTGACGTGTTCACGTACGTAGTTGAATACGTTGGAATAGCGGTCGGGGGACTAGTATTAGGAATTCCACCTTTTATAACCCTCCCAATTTTCTTCATATTCCATTTAACTATAATATCAACTAGAAAATACGATAAGATAGAGAAATTTCTAATGCCAATATCTTTACTCTTGGTCATTGCATTTGTTCTTCAAGCCATGTTAAGGGGTATAGTACCTGGAGAAAGCATATTTTACTTCTCGTTTTCCAAATCCTTTACATTCCTAGTTGCTGCTAACATAGGCGCAGTAGTCATGCCATTTATGATATTTTACCAAACCTCGGCAACTGCGTATAAATACCAAGATGTGGATTCGACAATTGAAACTAAGGTTAAGTGGTCGTCCATAGAGACGTTTATTGGGGCAATAGTGTCAGAACTTATAATGGTGGCTATAGAAATGGCAACTACTGGAATTTCACCATCAGTAGATCCTTTAAATTATAAGGAAATGTCGTATTCACTATCCTTACTTTCAAGTCCTATTTCACCATATATATTTGGAATTGGCTTAATTAGTGCAGCTTTTCTTGCATTGATTGTGGAGTCTTTAGGTAGTGCGTGGGGAACTCTAGAGGCTTTAGGCAAAAATACTTTTACCAACTTTCTACTATTATATATTTCCGAGTCTATCCCTGCACTCGTGATCGCATTACTTTTCACCAACAATTACGATAATGTGGTGAACTTCGCCCTAACTTTAATGTCAATAGCACCATTTATAGTTGTAATCCCCGCGGCATTGATTGGAGTTTTAATAAACGATAAGAACTTAATGATGAATTACACATATGGAAGAACTAGGATAATCATTTATTGGATTACCGTTGCAACGATACTCACTGGTGGGATACTTGCAATAATTTAG
- a CDS encoding RNA-guided endonuclease InsQ/TnpB family protein has protein sequence MAPPSGQLTEDEEREPTITPAIPEGGVYEVKFENRRTNIVRLLPNTHQHKKLLKLANVSAKLFNEINYERRQQFFNEGKVDFKGTWGKYYENYKNTLGVNTQAVMQKNNEAWSSFFSLLKLKKDGKLPPHMDHVSPPRYWKDRKNKKRKRILMVRQDRYEVDEERKKLILKDFDMEIDFEGRLKWHGKQGRLEIIYDEDMNKWYAHIPVDVGVETTKRGKQSKHIVRGERKSIQAALPQGNKVASIDLGINVLASVVVSDGTWLLYKGVRAKEDYFYFEKRIAKVQSLADKSKNIDEYEAYKELTREKRRLFGKLQRRFLHLYRTLASGLIEELHKLGVSTIYIGYTYNISQNRGNKYTVNGWSYRKLIYAIELKAQEYGMKVYEVVEYNTSRFCAYHNVEVKRKPRGVVYYPLGHKLHSDLNGALNILRKAIGKVVNRVKKPLSFIVGHNRIAPVKGSNP, from the coding sequence ATGGCACCTCCTTCCGGTCAACTTACTGAGGATGAGGAGCGGGAGCCGACCATTACTCCCGCAATACCAGAAGGAGGTGTCTACGAAGTTAAGTTCGAGAATAGGAGGACAAACATAGTTCGTCTCCTACCAAACACTCACCAACACAAAAAACTACTAAAGTTAGCAAATGTTTCTGCCAAGTTGTTCAACGAGATAAACTACGAGAGGAGGCAACAATTCTTCAATGAAGGAAAAGTAGACTTCAAAGGAACTTGGGGCAAGTACTATGAGAACTATAAGAATACACTGGGTGTTAACACTCAAGCAGTAATGCAGAAGAACAACGAGGCGTGGTCCTCCTTCTTCTCCCTATTGAAGCTGAAGAAGGATGGAAAACTACCACCCCACATGGATCATGTCTCTCCTCCACGTTATTGGAAGGACAGGAAAAACAAGAAGAGAAAAAGGATTCTCATGGTTAGACAAGACCGTTATGAAGTAGATGAAGAAAGGAAGAAACTCATCCTCAAGGATTTTGACATGGAGATAGATTTTGAAGGTAGGCTTAAGTGGCACGGTAAGCAAGGTAGACTTGAAATCATTTACGATGAGGATATGAACAAGTGGTACGCTCACATACCAGTTGATGTTGGTGTTGAGACTACTAAGAGAGGTAAGCAATCTAAACACATAGTTCGTGGTGAAAGAAAATCAATTCAAGCAGCTTTACCACAGGGTAACAAGGTAGCTTCTATTGACCTAGGTATTAACGTTTTGGCAAGTGTTGTAGTTAGTGATGGCACCTGGTTACTGTACAAGGGAGTTAGGGCAAAGGAGGACTATTTTTACTTTGAGAAGAGGATTGCTAAAGTTCAATCACTTGCAGATAAATCGAAGAATATAGATGAGTACGAGGCTTATAAGGAGTTAACGAGAGAGAAGAGGAGGCTATTCGGGAAGTTACAAAGGAGGTTTCTTCACTTATACAGAACTCTAGCAAGTGGTCTTATTGAGGAACTTCATAAGCTGGGCGTATCCACAATCTACATCGGTTATACTTATAACATCTCTCAAAATAGGGGTAACAAATATACGGTGAACGGTTGGTCATACCGCAAGTTAATTTATGCTATTGAACTTAAAGCACAAGAATACGGTATGAAAGTGTATGAGGTAGTTGAGTATAACACGTCTAGGTTCTGTGCTTATCATAATGTGGAAGTTAAGAGAAAACCGAGGGGGGTAGTTTATTATCCTCTAGGTCATAAGCTGCATAGTGACTTGAACGGTGCATTGAACATTCTGAGGAAGGCTATTGGAAAGGTCGTCAATAGGGTGAAGAAACCTCTTTCCTTTATTGTGGGGCATAATCGAATAGCTCCCGTAAAGGGGAGTAACCCTTGA
- the mvaD gene encoding diphosphomevalonate decarboxylase translates to MLKSVTVSAPSNIAVVKYWGKRGDERLNLPLNNSLSITLDDQLSVITKVTLSDKNIVIVNDRILPEDEMKEYAGRVLEAFKKIVGKEFHVKVESKAKFPVNAGLASSAAGIAALTFGLNELLELELKLEELSKIARLGSGSACRSMFGGFVVWNKGRREDGEDSYCYQIFQRGHWSELVDIIPILSEKEKKISSRKGMIRSAETSELMECRLKFIEKTFNEVVEAIRNRDERKFYYLVMRHSNSMHAIILDSWPSFFYLNDTSIRIMEWIQEYGKAGYTFDAGPNPHIFTTERYVQDILEFLKSLEIKRIIMSKVGDGPKILNRE, encoded by the coding sequence GTGCTAAAGTCTGTAACAGTTTCAGCACCTTCAAATATAGCCGTAGTGAAGTATTGGGGAAAAAGAGGAGATGAAAGATTAAATTTACCACTTAATAACTCATTGTCGATTACCTTAGATGACCAGTTATCGGTAATTACCAAAGTTACCTTGAGCGATAAGAACATTGTAATAGTTAACGATAGGATCTTACCAGAGGATGAAATGAAAGAATATGCTGGAAGAGTCTTGGAAGCCTTTAAGAAAATCGTTGGCAAGGAGTTTCACGTTAAGGTCGAGTCAAAGGCAAAATTCCCCGTTAACGCGGGATTAGCGTCATCTGCGGCAGGAATTGCTGCATTAACCTTTGGCTTGAATGAACTATTAGAATTAGAACTTAAACTTGAAGAGCTTTCCAAAATAGCCAGACTAGGATCTGGGAGCGCTTGTAGGAGTATGTTTGGAGGATTTGTTGTATGGAATAAGGGTCGAAGAGAAGATGGTGAGGATTCCTATTGCTATCAAATCTTCCAACGTGGACATTGGAGTGAACTAGTCGATATAATTCCGATATTAAGCGAGAAAGAAAAGAAAATATCTTCTAGAAAGGGTATGATAAGATCAGCTGAGACTTCAGAATTAATGGAGTGTAGGCTCAAATTCATTGAGAAGACCTTTAATGAAGTCGTTGAGGCTATAAGGAATAGGGATGAGAGGAAATTCTACTATCTCGTCATGAGACATAGCAACAGTATGCATGCAATAATATTGGATAGTTGGCCGTCATTCTTCTACTTAAACGATACTTCAATAAGGATAATGGAATGGATACAAGAGTATGGTAAGGCCGGTTACACATTCGATGCTGGACCAAATCCTCACATTTTCACTACAGAAAGATATGTACAAGACATCTTAGAATTCTTAAAATCTCTAGAAATAAAGAGAATAATAATGTCTAAAGTTGGAGATGGACCTAAGATATTGAATAGAGAATAA
- a CDS encoding phosphomevalonate kinase produces the protein MIRVSAPGKILWIGSYSVVFGGISHVIAVNKRVSCRLREIQERSLIFHTSYGDFKNSGNELINSVLDTFRERFTQLPQGYEIELYNDKEFILDGKKTGLGSSSAATVSLTACLYYAINGKLDLFEIHKLAQIANFKRQKGIGSGFDIASGVFGSIVYKRFTDLEKMDFYYEKLNLGNYDMVLGFTGKSSETVGLVKKFVEKSNLEDFREIMRLIDEENNMAIKLVKLNKIDEAAEHVRLGRKYLNYIAERIVGVKLVSKEEEELIKIAEEEGALIALSPGAGGGDSIFALGNDLSKVREMWKRRGIKTIDVKEDEGLKLDSN, from the coding sequence GTGATAAGGGTTAGCGCTCCTGGAAAAATACTTTGGATAGGAAGTTATAGCGTAGTATTTGGAGGTATATCACACGTAATTGCAGTTAATAAGAGAGTGAGTTGTAGGTTAAGAGAAATTCAAGAGAGGAGTTTGATTTTCCACACTAGTTATGGCGATTTTAAAAATTCAGGTAATGAGTTAATTAATTCAGTCCTAGATACTTTTAGAGAAAGATTTACCCAACTTCCTCAAGGCTATGAAATTGAACTTTATAACGATAAGGAATTCATATTAGATGGTAAAAAAACGGGATTAGGCAGTTCTTCAGCTGCTACAGTTTCCCTTACCGCCTGCCTATATTACGCTATCAATGGTAAATTGGATTTATTTGAAATACATAAATTGGCGCAAATTGCCAATTTCAAGAGACAAAAGGGAATTGGCAGTGGGTTTGATATAGCTTCAGGTGTTTTTGGAAGTATAGTTTACAAGAGATTTACTGATTTGGAGAAAATGGACTTCTATTACGAGAAGTTAAACTTGGGTAATTATGATATGGTACTTGGCTTTACGGGAAAGAGTTCTGAAACTGTGGGTTTAGTCAAGAAATTTGTAGAGAAGAGCAATTTGGAGGATTTTCGGGAAATTATGAGGCTTATAGATGAGGAGAATAATATGGCAATTAAACTCGTAAAATTAAATAAAATCGACGAAGCTGCAGAGCATGTAAGGTTAGGGAGGAAGTATCTAAACTATATAGCTGAACGTATAGTCGGTGTTAAACTAGTAAGTAAAGAAGAGGAGGAGTTGATAAAGATAGCTGAGGAAGAGGGTGCACTAATAGCCTTGTCTCCTGGAGCTGGTGGTGGGGATTCAATTTTCGCCTTGGGCAATGATTTGAGTAAGGTAAGGGAGATGTGGAAAAGAAGAGGTATTAAAACTATTGACGTGAAGGAGGACGAGGGCTTAAAGCTAGATTCTAATTAA
- a CDS encoding winged helix-turn-helix domain-containing protein, which produces MRRSRDDIIGDILEAIDSNINRISSIMKNVNLSASLAKKYLSMLTDNGLIQEVDGEYKLTEKGRRVLEHFRKMRKIELELTTIIYEVRKELSANKKEDQVSHS; this is translated from the coding sequence ATGAGAAGGAGTAGAGATGATATAATAGGTGATATCTTAGAGGCGATTGATAGTAACATTAATAGGATATCTAGTATTATGAAAAATGTTAATCTTAGCGCATCACTAGCAAAAAAATATCTGTCAATGCTAACTGATAACGGGCTTATTCAAGAGGTTGATGGTGAATACAAATTAACTGAAAAAGGGAGAAGGGTTCTAGAACATTTTAGAAAAATGAGAAAGATTGAGTTAGAACTAACTACTATAATATATGAGGTAAGAAAAGAACTATCAGCTAACAAGAAGGAAGATCAAGTAAGCCATAGTTAG
- a CDS encoding glycosyltransferase family 4 protein, whose amino-acid sequence MRVLAIGNVFNPSGVSVHIKNVLKELVKMGDEVTLYVPSFLVRRNYEVLKDLESAHVNVHHSVYEVKEAEEVGTLPYFIKSHTVYLRWNDLGEDRKYIDELKEIKPDVIYDMHEDSITLRLSYHIAKKLHKPLVKLLHDEPFRNSFGRGYRKFLGIKGLAYDILMWMFYKFDKRAFLRSINDGVLRGIAGVSKAPFYLSGIEEIARDVRLKVYEVGNAFNRDIIYKYRKTKDKEDYAVFFARLVPQKGIRELPRIADLLNSKIVVFGKIFNESDRAILMSHPKIEYMGYRPIEEVYSTVAKAKVLIYPSHQDGFSLVVLDTLALGTSVVAYDIPAIRFVFSNLKPVRTVGEYDVKEMARIANNILSMKDEEYEGEHEDENVKKFLELHSSWANVAKETHDFLSAFL is encoded by the coding sequence ATGAGAGTGCTAGCAATTGGTAACGTGTTTAACCCGTCTGGAGTATCAGTTCACATAAAAAACGTCTTAAAAGAACTAGTAAAGATGGGAGACGAAGTGACGTTATACGTTCCATCATTTCTAGTTAGAAGAAACTATGAGGTGCTAAAGGATTTAGAGAGTGCACATGTTAACGTTCATCATTCCGTGTATGAAGTTAAAGAAGCTGAAGAAGTGGGCACATTACCCTATTTCATAAAATCTCATACCGTCTATTTGAGATGGAATGATTTGGGAGAGGATAGAAAATACATTGATGAACTAAAGGAAATTAAACCTGACGTGATATATGATATGCACGAGGACTCAATAACGTTGCGATTATCTTATCATATTGCAAAAAAATTGCATAAGCCATTAGTTAAACTTCTACATGATGAGCCATTTAGAAATTCTTTCGGAAGGGGATACAGGAAATTTCTAGGAATCAAGGGTTTAGCCTATGATATCTTAATGTGGATGTTCTACAAATTTGACAAGAGAGCGTTTTTACGTTCAATAAATGATGGAGTATTAAGGGGAATAGCTGGTGTGTCAAAGGCACCATTTTACCTATCTGGGATTGAAGAGATTGCACGTGACGTGAGATTAAAGGTTTATGAGGTCGGCAACGCTTTCAATAGGGATATTATTTATAAGTATAGGAAGACTAAGGATAAGGAAGACTATGCGGTGTTCTTTGCTAGATTAGTCCCACAGAAGGGTATTAGGGAATTGCCTAGAATTGCTGATTTGCTAAATAGTAAAATAGTTGTATTTGGAAAAATTTTCAACGAGAGCGATAGGGCGATTCTAATGTCGCATCCTAAAATTGAATATATGGGTTATAGGCCAATAGAAGAGGTGTATAGTACAGTGGCTAAGGCCAAAGTTTTAATATATCCTTCCCATCAAGATGGTTTTTCCCTAGTTGTTTTAGATACCTTAGCTTTAGGTACTTCTGTTGTAGCATATGACATACCAGCAATTAGGTTCGTGTTTTCCAATTTAAAACCAGTTAGAACAGTGGGAGAGTATGATGTGAAGGAAATGGCAAGAATTGCAAACAATATATTGAGTATGAAAGATGAGGAATATGAAGGCGAGCATGAAGATGAGAACGTGAAGAAGTTTTTAGAATTACACTCATCATGGGCAAACGTAGCTAAGGAGACTCACGATTTTCTTTCTGCATTCTTATAA